In the Salinirubrum litoreum genome, one interval contains:
- a CDS encoding complex I NDUFA9 subunit family protein, translated as MHVLVVGGSGFVGTALCRELSERGHDVTALSRSPEDAALPADVTTAMGDVTAYDSIESHFEGQDAVVNLVALSPLFKPSGGDEMHDTIHRGGTENSVRAAEAHDVSRFVQMSALGADPTGETAYIRAKGKAEEIVRDSDLDWVIYRPSVVFGDGGEFVPFTKKLAPPYVTALPGGGKTRFQPIWIGDLAPMLADGVEEDAHVGEAYDVGGPEVLTLAEVAKLAHSADGRPVNVIPVPMGLAGVGLSVAGKIPGFPMGADQYRSLKFDNTTANNDVGAFGVTESDLQTLSAYLGVN; from the coding sequence ATGCACGTGCTAGTCGTCGGTGGCAGTGGGTTCGTCGGAACGGCCCTGTGTCGGGAGTTGTCGGAGCGCGGTCACGACGTGACGGCGCTGTCTCGCAGTCCCGAGGACGCCGCCCTCCCGGCGGACGTGACGACGGCGATGGGCGACGTGACGGCCTACGACTCCATCGAGTCGCACTTCGAGGGACAGGACGCGGTGGTGAACCTCGTCGCGCTCTCGCCGCTGTTCAAACCCTCCGGTGGCGACGAGATGCACGACACGATCCACCGGGGCGGTACCGAGAACTCCGTCCGCGCGGCCGAGGCACACGATGTGTCGCGATTCGTCCAGATGTCGGCGCTCGGTGCGGACCCGACCGGCGAGACGGCCTACATCCGGGCGAAGGGGAAGGCGGAGGAGATCGTCCGCGACTCCGACCTCGACTGGGTGATCTACCGGCCCTCGGTCGTCTTCGGCGACGGCGGGGAGTTCGTCCCCTTCACGAAGAAACTCGCGCCACCCTACGTCACGGCCCTGCCGGGTGGCGGGAAGACGCGTTTCCAGCCCATCTGGATCGGCGATCTGGCTCCGATGCTGGCCGATGGGGTCGAAGAGGACGCGCACGTCGGCGAGGCCTACGACGTCGGCGGGCCGGAGGTGCTGACGCTCGCGGAGGTGGCGAAACTGGCGCACTCGGCCGACGGTCGGCCGGTCAACGTCATCCCGGTCCCGATGGGACTCGCGGGTGTGGGGCTGTCGGTCGCCGGGAAGATTCCGGGCTTCCCGATGGGCGCGGACCAGTACCGGTCGCTGAAGTTCGACAACACGACCGCGAACAACGACGTGGGTGCGTTCGGGGTGACGGAGTCGGATCTGCAGACGTTGTCGGCGTACTTGGGTGTTAACTGA
- the prs gene encoding ribose-phosphate diphosphokinase, translated as MIVAGSDSQALAGALARETGDTLAVAEYDRFPDGELLVEIPDLTDTTPDRAVIVAGTLSAEAHVELLQLQDAVREAGASEVVTVLPYMGYSRQDAAFKAGQPISARAVARAVSTGTDRVVLVTPHEPAIADFFDVPVDIVDAAPRLAAPLPGDLADPLFLAPDEGAIDLAETVKRAYGAGTTDYFEKERDYDTGEVTVTPSAAPVEDRDVVLVDDIVATGSTMSESIAVLNDRGAGRVIVTCVHALLARNARSKLSAAGVAGIYATDTVERDVSAVSAAPSVAAVL; from the coding sequence ATGATCGTAGCCGGCTCCGACTCACAGGCGCTCGCCGGGGCACTCGCCCGCGAGACCGGCGACACGCTGGCGGTCGCGGAGTATGACCGCTTCCCAGACGGCGAACTGCTCGTCGAGATACCGGACCTCACAGACACGACGCCCGACCGCGCGGTGATCGTCGCGGGGACGCTCAGCGCCGAGGCGCACGTCGAACTGCTCCAGTTGCAGGACGCTGTCCGGGAAGCCGGCGCGAGCGAGGTCGTCACGGTCCTGCCGTACATGGGGTACTCCCGACAGGACGCCGCGTTCAAAGCCGGGCAGCCCATCTCTGCACGGGCGGTCGCGCGGGCCGTCTCGACCGGCACCGACCGGGTGGTGCTGGTCACGCCCCACGAACCGGCCATCGCGGACTTCTTCGACGTTCCGGTCGACATCGTCGACGCCGCGCCGCGACTCGCCGCACCACTGCCCGGTGACCTCGCCGACCCGCTGTTCCTCGCGCCTGACGAGGGGGCCATCGACCTCGCTGAGACGGTCAAGAGAGCCTACGGCGCGGGGACGACCGACTACTTCGAGAAGGAGCGGGACTACGACACCGGCGAGGTGACGGTGACGCCGAGCGCCGCGCCGGTCGAGGACCGGGACGTGGTGTTGGTGGACGACATCGTCGCCACCGGGTCGACGATGTCGGAGTCCATCGCGGTGTTGAACGACCGGGGTGCGGGTCGGGTGATCGTCACCTGCGTCCACGCGCTGCTGGCTCGGAACGCTCGGTCGAAGTTGTCGGCGGCAGGAGTCGCGGGCATCTACGCGACCGACACGGTGGAGCGTGACGTGAGTGCCGTGAGTGCGGCACCCTCGGTCGCGGCGGTGCTGTGA
- a CDS encoding HVO_0234 family beta-propeller protein: MPTIEEKRVYTESAGTVELAVATDLGLVVVDVSDDFVGEFGIALREPCRDVTSVDGALAVATDEDVLVAPPESETFAPTAFGPAASVAADDGDLLALSPDGTVGRLADLHEVLATGEETGGDTEDAEDGEEASLGAPDHEGWRELGQVDGGRRLDGNLLAAEGGVYRVGDDLVHAGLDDVRDVASAGVPRCATGAGLYRLGNGWLDDLSGDFRLVAGSVDGRANAVGVVDDGGSTEATAGEERLFAVDDGEWRAVESPVPEAVAAVAHGEAATYVVSESGTLAVDAGDGWRTQTLGVRGVAALTVR, from the coding sequence ATGCCGACAATCGAGGAGAAGCGAGTCTACACCGAGTCGGCCGGCACGGTCGAACTCGCGGTCGCTACCGACCTCGGACTGGTGGTCGTCGACGTCTCCGACGACTTCGTGGGGGAGTTCGGCATCGCACTGCGAGAACCCTGCCGTGACGTGACGAGCGTCGACGGCGCACTCGCGGTGGCGACCGACGAGGACGTATTGGTCGCCCCGCCCGAGTCGGAGACGTTCGCGCCGACCGCCTTCGGCCCGGCGGCGAGCGTCGCGGCCGACGACGGCGACCTGCTCGCGCTCTCGCCCGACGGGACGGTCGGTCGACTCGCCGACTTGCACGAGGTGCTGGCGACCGGTGAGGAGACCGGCGGGGACACAGAGGACGCCGAAGACGGCGAGGAGGCGAGCCTCGGCGCGCCGGACCACGAGGGCTGGCGCGAACTCGGACAGGTCGACGGCGGCCGCCGACTCGACGGGAACCTTCTGGCCGCAGAGGGCGGCGTCTACCGCGTCGGCGACGACCTCGTCCACGCCGGACTGGACGACGTGCGGGACGTGGCGAGCGCGGGCGTCCCGCGCTGTGCGACCGGTGCGGGTCTCTACCGCCTCGGAAACGGCTGGCTGGACGACCTGTCGGGCGACTTCCGCCTGGTCGCCGGGAGCGTCGACGGCCGGGCGAACGCGGTCGGCGTCGTGGACGACGGCGGCAGTACCGAGGCGACCGCCGGCGAGGAGCGACTGTTCGCGGTCGACGACGGAGAGTGGCGGGCAGTCGAGTCCCCGGTTCCGGAGGCGGTCGCGGCCGTGGCTCACGGCGAGGCCGCGACCTACGTCGTGAGCGAGAGCGGGACGCTGGCGGTCGACGCGGGCGACGGCTGGCGGACGCAGACGCTGGGCGTCCGAGGTGTCGCCGCGCTGACGGTCAGGTGA
- a CDS encoding uracil-DNA glycosylase family protein: MATFPDPDERLVIEAGCARCPALAESRECISWGVGPQDADVVVVGEAPGAGDPDADQWRGGNWTGMAYTTRHSGRRIRETMAEVGYAERTVYTNAVKCFPSDGAGSNREPTAAERETCRSHLLAEVEAVEPAVVVTTGKHATQSVLSAEGHEVSGFVDSVLKPVDCDSLGVTVVPLLHPSYRDVWLGRLDTSLSAYRGELRDVLDGLVDGAGD; this comes from the coding sequence ATGGCGACGTTCCCCGACCCCGACGAGCGCCTGGTGATCGAGGCTGGCTGTGCGCGCTGTCCGGCGCTCGCCGAGTCGCGCGAGTGCATCTCGTGGGGGGTCGGCCCGCAGGACGCCGACGTGGTTGTCGTCGGCGAGGCACCGGGTGCGGGCGACCCAGACGCCGACCAGTGGCGCGGCGGGAACTGGACCGGGATGGCCTACACGACCCGGCACTCCGGTCGTCGGATCCGGGAGACGATGGCAGAGGTGGGCTACGCGGAGCGGACCGTCTACACGAACGCGGTGAAGTGTTTCCCGAGCGACGGCGCGGGGTCGAACCGCGAGCCGACCGCCGCAGAGCGCGAGACGTGTCGGTCACACCTGCTGGCGGAGGTGGAGGCCGTGGAGCCTGCCGTGGTGGTGACGACCGGGAAACACGCCACGCAGTCCGTGTTGTCTGCCGAGGGGCACGAGGTGTCGGGGTTCGTGGACTCGGTGTTGAAACCGGTGGACTGTGACTCGCTGGGTGTGACAGTGGTTCCGTTGCTGCATCCCTCGTATCGGGACGTGTGGCTCGGGCGGCTGGATACCTCGTTGTCGGCGTATCGTGGCGAGTTGCGGGACGTACTGGATGGTCTCGTCGATGGGGCGGGCGATTGA
- a CDS encoding MogA/MoaB family molybdenum cofactor biosynthesis protein, translating to MADHADASPGDDEVDEDSHQQGHDHGREQEHGDDHSHSDSHGDQGHGGNRDDHDHGHGHEHDHDHDHDHDHDHDHDHHHHDVETLGVAVVTVSSSRSLDDDPAGDAIQSAVETEGHEVVTRDLIGDSFDGVQGTVDHLVGREDVDTVVTTGGTGVTPDDVTVEAVRPLFEKRLPGFGELFRRLSYDEIGTKVVGTRAVAGIADGVPVFCLPGSENAATLGAEEIVVHEAGHLAGLARRDDD from the coding sequence ATGGCCGACCACGCAGACGCGAGTCCCGGGGACGACGAGGTAGACGAGGACAGCCACCAGCAGGGTCACGATCACGGACGAGAACAGGAGCACGGCGACGATCACAGCCACAGTGACAGCCACGGCGATCAAGGCCACGGTGGCAACCGCGACGATCACGACCACGGTCACGGTCACGAACACGACCACGATCACGACCACGACCACGACCACGACCACGACCACGATCACCACCACCACGACGTGGAGACACTCGGGGTCGCGGTCGTCACGGTCTCCTCGTCGCGGTCGCTGGACGACGACCCGGCCGGCGACGCGATCCAGTCGGCGGTGGAAACCGAGGGCCACGAGGTCGTCACCCGCGATCTGATCGGCGACAGCTTCGACGGCGTGCAGGGAACCGTCGACCACCTCGTCGGGCGCGAGGACGTAGACACCGTCGTCACGACCGGCGGGACCGGCGTGACACCCGACGACGTGACCGTCGAGGCGGTCCGACCGCTGTTCGAGAAGCGACTCCCGGGGTTCGGCGAACTGTTCCGCCGTCTCTCTTACGACGAGATCGGAACGAAGGTCGTCGGCACGCGGGCGGTCGCCGGTATCGCCGACGGCGTTCCGGTGTTCTGTCTGCCGGGGAGTGAGAACGCCGCCACCCTCGGTGCCGAGGAGATCGTCGTCCACGAGGCCGGCCACCTCGCGGGACTCGCGCGCAGAGACGACGACTGA
- a CDS encoding BolA family protein: protein MDPTEIERLVEESIPDAEATLSRPRSPDQDHEDAHFAAVVVSPAFEGKSLVQQHQMVYDALDDHMTTDIHALEIKTYTPEEYAEYADSDAT, encoded by the coding sequence ATGGACCCTACCGAGATCGAGCGACTCGTCGAGGAGTCGATTCCGGACGCCGAGGCGACGCTGTCCCGGCCGCGTAGTCCGGATCAAGACCACGAAGACGCCCACTTCGCGGCGGTCGTCGTCTCGCCGGCCTTCGAGGGGAAGTCGCTCGTCCAGCAACACCAGATGGTGTACGACGCGCTGGACGACCACATGACGACCGACATCCACGCACTGGAGATCAAGACGTACACCCCCGAGGAGTACGCCGAGTACGCAGACAGCGACGCGACCTGA
- a CDS encoding DUF4349 domain-containing protein, with amino-acid sequence MRLSRKHLGVLALALLLVTAGCSGAGGGSDSARQASGGGSNLEATAASDDANYDQSTAGDSAAERDTGDGSVTNVDSLASNRILIRTGTVTLRVDDYASARRNLTRSVRAQGGFVSDATQQVNGEENRTWTTGRVVLRVPSENFSAMFSDAETEGDVLDSTQSTQDVTEQVVDLRARLENLKAERDRLRTLYDRANGTEEVLAVGERLSDVQGEIERTEAKLRSLEERVAYSTITVELREPRPDYEPPEQTQWYDTGVVAAFLESVAGVGVVLRALVVGVAYALPYVLVASVPLVGIGLVVRRIR; translated from the coding sequence ATGCGACTCTCACGGAAACACCTCGGCGTCCTCGCGCTGGCTCTCCTGCTCGTCACTGCCGGCTGTTCCGGTGCCGGCGGCGGCAGTGACAGCGCACGGCAGGCCAGTGGCGGCGGGAGTAATCTCGAAGCGACCGCCGCGAGCGACGACGCGAACTACGACCAATCGACTGCGGGTGACTCTGCGGCAGAACGCGACACCGGCGACGGCAGCGTCACGAACGTCGACTCGCTGGCGTCGAACCGCATCCTCATCCGGACCGGCACGGTCACGCTCCGCGTCGACGACTACGCGAGCGCCCGGCGAAATCTGACGCGGTCGGTCCGCGCGCAGGGTGGCTTCGTCAGCGACGCCACACAGCAGGTCAACGGCGAGGAGAACCGGACGTGGACGACCGGTCGTGTCGTCCTCCGGGTGCCCTCCGAGAACTTCTCCGCGATGTTCTCCGACGCCGAGACCGAGGGCGACGTGCTGGACTCGACCCAGTCCACGCAGGACGTGACCGAGCAGGTCGTCGACCTGCGTGCGCGACTGGAGAACCTGAAAGCCGAGCGCGACCGCCTCCGGACGCTGTACGACCGCGCCAACGGAACCGAGGAGGTGCTGGCGGTCGGCGAACGCCTCTCGGACGTGCAGGGTGAGATCGAACGCACCGAGGCGAAGCTCCGAAGTCTCGAAGAACGCGTCGCCTACTCGACGATCACGGTCGAACTCCGGGAACCGCGTCCCGACTACGAACCGCCCGAGCAGACGCAGTGGTACGACACCGGCGTCGTCGCCGCGTTCCTCGAGTCCGTGGCCGGCGTCGGCGTCGTGCTCCGGGCGCTGGTCGTCGGGGTCGCCTACGCGCTCCCGTACGTGCTGGTGGCCTCGGTTCCGCTCGTCGGGATCGGACTCGTGGTCAGACGTATCAGGTGA
- the ppsA gene encoding phosphoenolpyruvate synthase — protein MAVRWLEDIRSGDLDAVGGKAASLGELTGAGLPVPPGFVVTADTYRSFIQEAGIDDELFAAMDIDPEDSGALAEAQRRAEELITGTEFPDDVRAEILDAYESLGDGEEFVAVRSSATAEDLPDASFAGQQETFLNITEDDLLDRVRDCWASLFSQRAIYYRTRQGFPHDQVDIAVVVQQMVDADQSGVMFTSHPSTGEPRVIIEAAWGLGEAVVSGAVSPDNYVVSREHRTVDEVTVADKKLMHVKDPETGATSEVPVPEDRREKRVLSDEDLRRLVDLGERVEEHYGTPQDVEWAMVDDEILMLQSRPITTISESNPAGKAEDSSAFANGGVDVSGENGESTANADTTAGENGDASASADADSGDTLLKGLGASPGIVSGPVRIVEKLDQLDKVEEGDIIVTEMTMPDMVPAMKRAVGIVTDEGGMTSHAAIVSRELGVPAVVGTGSATRQLRDGQRITMDGDKGTIRAGEVTEPEVEHDPVEEVRPQSPVKPMTATEVKVNVSIPEAAERAAATGADGVGLLRIEHMVLSLGQTPDRYVAEHGEKAFVDEIVRGVRAVADEFYPRPVRVRTLDAPTDEFRQLEGGDDEPHEHNPMLGYRGIRRSLDQPETFAYELQAFRRLYDMGYDNVEIMFPLVNDAEDVHRAVQLLREQGIDPDRRTWGVMVETPASALGIESLAEAGIDFASFGTNDLTQYTLAVDRNNEHVADRFDELHPAVLELIGSTIETCRELGVDTSICGQAGSKPEMVRFLVEQGVSSISANIDAVRDVQHEVKRVEQKLLLDSVR, from the coding sequence ATGGCTGTACGCTGGCTGGAAGACATACGGTCCGGCGATCTGGACGCCGTCGGCGGGAAGGCGGCCTCGCTCGGGGAACTGACCGGCGCGGGTCTGCCGGTGCCGCCCGGGTTCGTCGTCACGGCCGACACCTACCGGTCGTTCATTCAGGAAGCGGGTATCGACGACGAACTGTTCGCGGCGATGGACATCGACCCCGAAGACTCCGGTGCACTCGCCGAGGCGCAGCGCCGCGCCGAGGAACTCATCACCGGGACCGAGTTCCCCGACGACGTGAGAGCGGAGATTCTCGACGCCTACGAGTCGCTCGGTGACGGTGAGGAGTTCGTGGCGGTCCGGTCGTCCGCGACCGCCGAGGACCTCCCGGACGCCTCCTTCGCCGGCCAACAGGAGACGTTCCTCAACATCACCGAAGACGACCTGCTGGATCGCGTCCGCGACTGCTGGGCCTCGCTGTTCTCACAGCGGGCGATCTACTACCGCACCCGACAGGGGTTCCCGCACGACCAGGTCGACATCGCGGTCGTCGTCCAGCAGATGGTCGACGCCGACCAGTCGGGCGTGATGTTCACCTCCCACCCCTCCACCGGCGAACCGCGCGTGATCATCGAGGCCGCGTGGGGACTCGGCGAGGCGGTCGTCTCCGGCGCTGTCTCTCCGGACAACTACGTCGTCTCCCGCGAGCACCGCACCGTCGACGAGGTGACGGTCGCCGACAAGAAACTGATGCACGTGAAAGATCCCGAGACCGGCGCGACCAGCGAGGTGCCGGTGCCGGAGGACCGCAGAGAGAAGCGAGTCCTCTCGGACGAGGACCTCCGGCGACTCGTCGATCTGGGCGAACGCGTCGAGGAGCACTACGGCACCCCGCAGGACGTGGAGTGGGCGATGGTGGACGACGAGATACTCATGCTCCAGTCCCGGCCGATCACGACGATCTCCGAGTCGAACCCCGCCGGAAAGGCCGAGGACTCCAGTGCCTTCGCCAACGGGGGCGTGGACGTCTCGGGCGAGAACGGGGAGTCGACCGCGAACGCCGACACGACCGCGGGCGAGAACGGCGACGCGTCGGCTTCGGCCGACGCCGACAGCGGCGACACCCTGCTGAAAGGGCTCGGCGCGAGTCCCGGCATCGTCTCGGGACCGGTCAGAATCGTCGAGAAACTCGACCAACTCGACAAGGTCGAGGAGGGCGACATCATCGTCACCGAGATGACGATGCCGGACATGGTGCCGGCGATGAAGCGCGCGGTCGGCATCGTCACCGACGAGGGCGGGATGACCAGCCACGCCGCCATCGTCTCCCGCGAACTCGGCGTCCCGGCGGTCGTCGGCACCGGGAGCGCGACCCGGCAACTGCGGGACGGCCAGCGGATCACGATGGACGGCGACAAGGGGACCATCCGGGCCGGCGAGGTCACAGAACCCGAGGTCGAACACGATCCGGTCGAGGAGGTCAGGCCGCAGTCGCCCGTCAAGCCGATGACCGCGACCGAGGTGAAGGTCAACGTCTCGATCCCGGAGGCCGCAGAGCGCGCGGCCGCGACCGGCGCGGACGGCGTCGGCCTCCTCCGGATCGAACACATGGTGCTGTCGCTGGGCCAGACACCGGACCGGTACGTCGCGGAACACGGCGAGAAGGCGTTCGTGGACGAGATCGTGCGTGGCGTCCGGGCCGTGGCGGACGAGTTCTACCCCCGGCCGGTTCGCGTGCGGACGCTGGACGCCCCGACCGACGAGTTCCGGCAACTGGAGGGTGGCGACGACGAACCACACGAACACAACCCGATGCTCGGCTACCGGGGCATCCGCCGGAGTCTCGACCAACCGGAGACCTTCGCCTACGAGTTACAGGCGTTCCGCCGCCTCTACGACATGGGCTACGACAACGTCGAGATCATGTTCCCGCTGGTCAACGACGCCGAGGACGTCCACCGAGCGGTGCAACTCCTGCGCGAGCAGGGCATCGACCCCGACCGCCGGACGTGGGGCGTGATGGTCGAGACGCCCGCCAGCGCGCTCGGGATCGAGTCACTGGCCGAGGCCGGCATCGACTTCGCCTCCTTCGGGACGAACGACCTGACGCAGTACACCCTCGCGGTCGACCGGAACAACGAGCACGTCGCCGACCGGTTCGACGAACTCCACCCCGCCGTGCTGGAGTTGATCGGGTCGACCATCGAGACCTGCCGCGAGTTGGGCGTCGACACCAGTATCTGCGGGCAGGCCGGGTCGAAGCCCGAGATGGTACGGTTCCTCGTCGAGCAGGGGGTCAGTTCGATCTCGGCGAACATCGACGCGGTGCGTGACGTCCAACACGAGGTCAAGCGCGTCGAACAGAAACTGTTGCTCGACTCGGTGCGGTAG